Part of the Notamacropus eugenii isolate mMacEug1 chromosome 5, mMacEug1.pri_v2, whole genome shotgun sequence genome is shown below.
ttgttatgttcatcctttgttgctgaagaagaccatgccaccagagaaatgatgacatgacttgtacttgactctgttttgagtgagggagggctgtgcaggtcaccagtctcactttctcctccttagctatctggatccagtgaccaggatgactggagatgtatcccaggatgcagtgggagaccttggcctttttaggccaaaacctattcaggtactcacatAGACTtaagtaacacccattcagtgaataggcctctttaagaagtagtcagggaatggcccctttaatgagcaagagaaaaaaataactaaatcaaagtgggagggaaagagcaacagttactattgttaATCACTGTAAAGAAGGAGAgtccagccattaagtggagcttgggtagggacctattattgtccaatctatgggcttcagagtgaactgggtctaaggttttgagaaagagatggaaggaaggaaggaaagaagggagggaagcaaggaaggaagggaaggaaggaatctagccagtaaaccccaagttaactggatatcctctggccatccaaaagagaaggagggggagggagagacaaaagggagaggatgagctgagttccccagctagctgggtcctcaCTCAGGCAGCTCGATCTACTCACAgcttgtgtttgtctttcgttttcgaagaagaccatgacttcagagaaatgatgacatgacttacacttgactttgttttgagtaagggagggctggaCTTTTACTCATATTTCCCTGGCTGATGTTTCCCACAGGAACTGGAACCTTTGGATCAGAGACCTGTCTCCTGTCTGCAGCCTGTCAGTCCCTTTATTTTTGAGACTCCTGTGACCTGGTACCATGAAGTAACCCACAGTCCAATCATCCCACCCTACTAACTCAACCATAGTATGAGCAAAGAAGCTATATAATATCTCATCCCAATTACTGACCATACCAAACACTAGGGACATGTGTAATGTCAGCATCCTGTTAGTTCAGTTTCAGTGTTGAGAAGGAATTAGACACTTGTAAATCATTGCaaattaacaaaaggaggtttactttaCCCTAATACGCAGCAAAGATACAGCGACATTTAGCTTAGATAAATGCATCCCCCTTTGTCTCCATATGAAAATACATCTGTTTATCAGGGCAAAATGATGATTCATGTGGTCTTCATATAAATATCAAATTGAAAGGGCCCCAGCTCAGATGGGTGGGATTTTTTATGCTTTAATGTAATGCTTATAGCTGTGTCAAGAGAGGCTGGGGTCAAACAGGTTCCAGAGATAAGCTTGTTGCTTCTGTGGTAACACAACTAATCCTTCTTGCAGGGAAAGAGAACCCTGGTCCTATCATATCATGTGTTCATTGATAAACTATAAATAACTCTGATGATTTTGCAATCCATGTAGCAGAAAATGCATGAAACACTCCTTTCTAAAACAAATGTGTTAATCTATGTCATAAAACCATATCACTATACAACTTTTTTTCTGCCTACCATTTGGAGTAGGTCcgttctttattattatttagtgaATTTGACATACAGATTGTTGTATCGACTATCATTGTCTGTTAAGACCACATTTTTAAGACTTTGCCAAAACAAATCTTCTGCCTTTGGATTATCAGGCCATTTCAGAACCGAACTTTTACAAATCCGCCTCCTCAGTCTCAGATACTGAGAATGCTGTAACACTGGCTCCAGGAGGATAAAAATAATCACATCCATATTGTCATCCATAAGCCTCTGCAAGGCTAAGTAAAAAGCAGTTTTAAAATTCcagttttttacatattttttggtTAAGACAAATATggtctttttgctttgtttaatgCTCTGCATGAGATTATCAATAATAGCTATTCCAGGGTCCCAATCTCTCTCTTCCAGACAAAGGAGaaccttcttttcttcattttcttccaacTGAAATCGGAGCTCATTTATTACCCAGTCAGTAACACAAGTATCTTTGGTGTCATAAGCAATAAAAGCATCGTAGAATGTTTGGGATGTGGAAATAGACTTATAACCTTTTATTTTTGCTGAGCATAAGTGATAAATATACCATATGTCCCAATAGAACAAATGATGAAAAGTGGCCATTACCATAATGGTCACTGtaataatgaatgaaaaggaaaaaaagatggcgGCAACAAGATCTGAAACACAGGTGGTTAACTCCAGTTCCATAATACTTTTACCTGTTTGGTCTCCAGGGGTGGAACAAGTGACATCTACCAATCTAGGAATTGTGACATTAAGattttcatccatccatttacGAAAATCCCCAATTTCACAAGTACAATCAAGGGGATTTCCTCTTATATTTAAAATCTTAAGATGAGTTGAGTCTTTCATTTGAAATGTTGACTTCTTGATCATTTTTATGTGGTTATAACTTAAGTCAAGTTGGTAAAGTCCCTTCGCATTAGAAAGTAAATCATCAGGGAGGTGTGCAATTATATTTTTCCTCAGCAACAGGGTCTGCACTGAAAAATTAGATATATCAAAACTTATGCTGGATAGAAAATTAGATTGTAGATCAAGCAGTTTGAGGGAGTGAAAATATTGGAGTGATGTCCAATTAAAGACATACAAGTGATTATGGTTTAGCCTCAGCTCCTCAAGGCTGAAGGGAAGATTTAGGAATGCCTCAGTTGGGATCATAGAAAGCCTGTTGAGGGATAGGTCAAGCCGAGTCAAGTTgtagagttttttaaaaatttcaatgtAGCTTTTATCTTCCTTCTTCCACAAGATGTCTAGACGGTTGCCTTTGAAAACTAATTCCTTCAGGGATTTGCTTATCAGCTGATTCTCAGTTAAGGTGAAAATGTCATTATGGCTTAAGTTTAAAACTTTTAGTTGGGTTAAATTTTGAATAAATCCCAGTTTGTGGGTTACCCCTGCTATTTGGAAGTAATGTTCATTGTGACTGAGGTCTAATACCTCCAGCTCCTGTAATTCTTGAAAAGCACCATCATCGTCAAAGTCCAGCCTATTGTAAGACAAGTCCAAATATTTGATGTGATTTATAGATGAAAATTCACTGCCATTTAAAACTTGTGCATTACCATTATAAGATAAATTCAGACAGACTACGTCATGGAGACCTTCAAATAGGTTGTGGTTaacaaaaaaaatactatttaagcTAAGATCTAAGGCTTTACCATAAGATGTACACTCTCGCTTCATTAAAGGACGAGTATGATGGTAAAAGTTTCTATGTGGGTCTATCATATAACGAACTAATGGTTCATTATCAGTATCTATTGAACGTAGATGAATTACATGATTAGAGGAAGATGGAGAGTTACTATTTTTACTCAAGCTATTTGTTACCTGCGGTGATATTCTGTTTTCTGACAAATAAATCACACTCAAATTATGAAACTCTTCAAATAATGGGAAATCAATGTGATTGATAAAGTTAACACCCAAGTTGATAATCTGTAGGTTTGGCAGGTTTCTTAGGGGTTGAAAATCCTCTTTCCTGAGTTCCTGAAATACATAACCTTTAAGGTGTAATGTCCTGAGAAAGATCAGTTTGGAGAAATTGTTAGAAATATTAATATAGCGTGGATAAGCATTTTTGAGATAGTTGTAAGATAAGTCAAGAATTTCTAAGTTGGGCAATTTTGTCACAAAGTCTCCAGTGGCTATTTCTTTTACTAAGTAATTAAATTCAAGAAGTAACACCTTTAGATTTGTCATATTGTTGAACCAGGAAGCAGATATCTTACTAAGAGAAGTGCTGGAGAGATTCAAATGGGTTAGTTGGGTCAGATTCTGAAAAGCATCATCATGTATGTGGATTGAATCACCATTTCCACAGGGTTTGCATGGGTATGGGGTATTGAAACACCTTGGACAATTCCCACTAAGATCCAAAACCGTTAAATTTTCCAGACCTTTGAAATCATCTCGATAAATCTTTTTGATGTTGTTATTACTGAGATAAAGTTCTTTGAGAGATGGAGGAAGCTTGGTGGGCACATTGGAAAGGTTATTGAAAGATAGTGATAACACCACCAAATTGGTAAGAGATTCAAAGGCCCCATCAtctatgaaaactttttttttacattcattgcCATAAAAACAGTTCCAACCTAAATAGAGGGTTTTCAACTGAGTAAGTCCAGAAGTGCTGTCTTTGGTGATGTTGTCAATGTTATTTAGTACAAGGCTGAGTGTTGTTAAGGAGGGTGGCAAATGAGAAGGCATTTTCTGTAACTGGTTGTCTTCTAGTTGTAATTCCTTTAAATTTGTCAAGTTAAAGAAGGCCCCATCTGTAATTTTCATACCACTTTTACTGGCATCAACATTACTGTTCTCCACCTGGGAATCTACATTGCTATTCAAGTTTATCTTAGTAAGATTGATCAATCCTACAAATGACTCACTTGTTATATTCATGATGAAATTGAAAGAAAGATCTATTTCTGTCACATTCTGCTCCAGCACTTTAGGAACATCTCGAAGTCGACAGGCTCGGCAGTCAGCAATAACAGAAGAATTCTTTTTGATGCTGCAGGGGTAACCCCTAGAATTCACTTTCTGACTGAGTTCTGGATTGCCAGTCACCAGAAAGCACAAACAGGTGAAACTTAAGGATTGGAGAATCATGGTtacctgaagaaaaaaagaaaaatggaaggggtTTTAAAATaagggctttatttttctttctttttaaatgaggatatatgtgtatatgtgtgtgggagAAGTAGGAGGGAGACCAGGtggattttcttttaattaaaagaataatgttaaacttaaaaatgaaatgaagtttttttcttttttttaaaagtaccagGCTAGTGAATTGATTAATAGTGTTTAAATAGTATTTCACCATGTAGATTAGTCCCAAGTACCTCTCTTAAAGTATCTGTTTTTGAAATTTAGTGAATCATACCAAATTAGGTCTATAATGTTTCCCCTTAATTTTTACTTCATGGAACTAGTACATGTAAATAATGGACTCAGATGAAAACTATATGACGTTGAAatgatggtaaatgtttattCTCCCTATAGTGACTATCAAAACAACATGGCCTTTGCATACTCATTATTGACATAGCTATATTGCTTTAGTGGTAAATTTTGTaataccattcattcattcattcattcatttttttatttgaaaattctttattatagatttgacaaatgaATATTTCCTTatacaaaaaaaaaccagaaaataaaaggaagattgTAAACCATGAATCTATTATGTAGTTTCTTTTCTTAAGTACACATTAAAATTAACATTATACACAGCCCTGCTtgtctgccttcccttctcaatttccttttgttctcttctgtgtttttttaaatttattttttaaatttattttaaattttcaacattcatctccacaaaattttgagttccaagttttctccccatcgctcccctccccccattccaaaacgctgagcattctaattacccctaccactaatctgccctcccttctaacatccctcccttctcttatcctcatcttctctttggtcctgtaaggcaaggtaaatttctatgccccattacctatatttcttatttctcagttgtatgcaagaacaatactcaacatttgttcctgaaacttttagttccaacttctcttccttcctccccccacccatccccattgggaaggcaagtaattcagtataggctatatatgtgtagttttgcaaatgacttccataattgtcctgttgtgtaagactgattatatttccctctatcctatcctgccccccatttattctctctttagaccttgtcccacCCCAAgggtgttgacttctaattgctccctcctcccattgctctccctttcatcatccccccaccctgcttatcctcttctccctcactttcctgtattgtaagatgggctttcataccaaaatgagtgtgcatgttattccttccttgagctaaatgtgatgagaataagcttcacattttccctttcacctcccccctttttccctccagtgaaaagtctttttcttgcttcttttatgagagataatttgctctatttcatttctccctttctcctcccaatttattcctctctcaccccttaattttatttttttttaatttttttagatatgatcccttcctattcaactcaccctatgctctctctctctctctctctctgtctctctctgtgtgtatgtgtgtgtgtgtgtgtgtgtgtgtgtgtgtgtgtgtgtaatctcaccaactaccagatactgacaaaagtttcaagagttacaaatattgtctttccatgtaggaatgtaaactgttcaactttactaagtcccttatgatatctctttcctgtttacctcttcatgcttctcttgattcttgtgtttgaaagtcaaattttcttttcagctctggtcttttcatcaagaatgcttgaaagttctctatttcattgaaagaccatgttttcccctgaagtattatactcagttttgctgggtaggtgattcttggttttaatcctagttcctttgacttctggaatatcctataaCAAGTCTTtcaatcccttgatgtagaagctgccagatcctgtgttatcctgattgtatgtccacactacttgaattgtttctttctagctgcttgcaataatttctcctttacctgggaactctgaaatttggccataatattcctaggagtttctctttttggatctctttcaggaggtgattggtagagtctttcaatatttattttgccctctgttctagaatatgagggcagttttccttgataatttcacaaaagatgatgtctaggctcttttcttgatcatggctttcaggtagttccataatttttaaattgtctctcctggatctattctccaggtcagttgtttttccaatgagatatttcacattatcttccatttttcattcttttggttttgttttgtgatttcttggtttctcataaagtcattagcctccatctgttccattctaatttttaaggaactattttcttcggtgagcttttgaacctccttttccatttggctaattctggtctttaaagctttcttctcctcattggctttttgaacctctcttcctaattgagttagcctatttttaaaggtgttattttcttcagcgttttttgggtctcctttggcaagttgttgattcacttttcatgattttcttgcatctctctcatttctcttcccaatttttcctccacctatcttaactgattttcaaaatccttttggagctgttccatgacctgagaccactggatatttattttggatgtctgggatacagaagcctttatttttatgtctttccctgatggcaagcactgttcttcctcatctgaaaggatggaagaagatatctgttcactaagaaagtaaccttctatagtcttatttttttttctcttttttgggcattttcccagccagttacttgacttttgggtcctttgtcaagagcagggtatactctgggtgTCTGTAAGATTGTTATTATAATATTGTAAGATtactcctccaaggtggcacaatcaagcctgtacactgatctgggagcaactagaaacttttgtgcccagtaGTTTCccctccacaaccacctcacctccagttcctccaagccagcactgggggttgagattcagatgagctgcttgATTCCACCAGGGGCTTTTTGCTGGGACAAGGCtgccattcaatgtgagattagGATCaactgctcaggttggggcagggctgccccaTGGGGCTTAGATaccccaggggctttacaatgaggccttcaacaatggatgtgtgctgctgcctgccttgggagccccagCCTGCAGCTCTCTCTTCCTCAGCCCCCTGAGACTGTAGCTATGGGGACACCCTGATCCTTTCTCAGCCAGGCAGCTGAAAAAacactctcactgacctttggtgcctgtggctTGAGGCATCtacgctgctgctggagattctgtccctgaaacctgctcagtCTTGCTCTtcctggtgccacatggccaagtctgggctgggctgtgtctggtgcaacagacctttcctgtggtCCTTTCAGTTCACCcgggctagaaatctccttcacttcatttttctgtggcttttgctgctctagaattttttgagagtctttctttacaggtattttatgggctgtgggggaagagctagcgtatgtgagtctttctactctgccatcttggctctgcccccctgattcattcatttttttaaagagaaaattttatgTAGGAAGGCAACATTAGTACATGGAAATTATGTTGGCAGTGGAGTCAcaaacctggcttcaaattctgcctccactACTAAATGTCTATGTAAgttcaggcaaatcacttaaagtcTTTGGGCCCCAATTTCCTTATATGTCAAATGGAGGGTTGTTTAGCTGGCCTGTGTGGTTTTCTGCAACTttcaatctatgattctatatacAATGAAGCATCCAGGGCAGGGAagagacaaagataaagaaaagcaGTAGACATTAGTTTAGCtctttacattcattatctcctttgattctcaaagTAAGGAGTATTTACGGTATTATCCACTGTGAAAGAGGAAGCTTGGTAGGCACATTGGAAAGGTTATTGAAAGATAGTGATAACACAGGCAAATTGGCAACGTCTTCAAAGGCCCCATCGTCTATGAAAACTTTTTTTACATTCATTGACATAAGTTTTGCAGTATTATGACATTGTGAGTTTTCTTTCCAGACTGCCAGAGAAATAAAAGGATGAACTAATAGTCAAGGTAAGGCATATCTACAAATAACTAAATTAGAATAAGGTAGTTACATAAAGTGAATGGAGCAGTcaagtggctcagtgaatagaatgccagacctggagtcaggaagacttgagttcaaacctggctacagacacttactagctatgtgaccctgggcaagtcacttaatcctttttgcctcagtttcctcatctgtaaaatgagaaggaaatggcaaaacactctagtatctttgccaagaaaatcccaaatggggtcacgaagaactAGATATGACTGAAAGGACACAT
Proteins encoded:
- the TLR8 gene encoding toll-like receptor 8 codes for the protein MILQSLSFTCLCFLVTGNPELSQKVNSRGYPCSIKKNSSVIADCRACRLRDVPKVLEQNVTEIDLSFNFIMNITSESFVGLINLTKINLNSNVDSQVENSNVDASKSGMKITDGAFFNLTNLKELQLEDNQLQKMPSHLPPSLTTLSLVLNNIDNITKDSTSGLTQLKTLYLGWNCFYGNECKKKVFIDDGAFESLTNLVVLSLSFNNLSNVPTKLPPSLKELYLSNNNIKKIYRDDFKGLENLTVLDLSGNCPRCFNTPYPCKPCGNGDSIHIHDDAFQNLTQLTHLNLSSTSLSKISASWFNNMTNLKVLLLEFNYLVKEIATGDFVTKLPNLEILDLSYNYLKNAYPRYINISNNFSKLIFLRTLHLKGYVFQELRKEDFQPLRNLPNLQIINLGVNFINHIDFPLFEEFHNLSVIYLSENRISPQVTNSLSKNSNSPSSSNHVIHLRSIDTDNEPLVRYMIDPHRNFYHHTRPLMKRECTSYGKALDLSLNSIFFVNHNLFEGLHDVVCLNLSYNGNAQVLNGSEFSSINHIKYLDLSYNRLDFDDDGAFQELQELEVLDLSHNEHYFQIAGVTHKLGFIQNLTQLKVLNLSHNDIFTLTENQLISKSLKELVFKGNRLDILWKKEDKSYIEIFKKLYNLTRLDLSLNRLSMIPTEAFLNLPFSLEELRLNHNHLYVFNWTSLQYFHSLKLLDLQSNFLSSISFDISNFSVQTLLLRKNIIAHLPDDLLSNAKGLYQLDLSYNHIKMIKKSTFQMKDSTHLKILNIRGNPLDCTCEIGDFRKWMDENLNVTIPRLVDVTCSTPGDQTGKSIMELELTTCVSDLVAAIFFSFSFIITVTIMVMATFHHLFYWDIWYIYHLCSAKIKGYKSISTSQTFYDAFIAYDTKDTCVTDWVINELRFQLEENEEKKVLLCLEERDWDPGIAIIDNLMQSIKQSKKTIFVLTKKYVKNWNFKTAFYLALQRLMDDNMDVIIFILLEPVLQHSQYLRLRRRICKSSVLKWPDNPKAEDLFWQSLKNVVLTDNDSRYNNLYVKFTK